A part of Rhodamnia argentea isolate NSW1041297 chromosome 8, ASM2092103v1, whole genome shotgun sequence genomic DNA contains:
- the LOC115738179 gene encoding proline-, glutamic acid- and leucine-rich protein 1 produces the protein MAAYGNFGNMYDISLKPRLLATLLREHVPDDSRPFSDPSELASVAATLRVHKLLSESVEDSTDKKLVESWKKAVDAWVDRLLLLVSSDVPDKCWAGVCLLGITCQDCSSHRFLASYSSWYQKLHAHVQAPGVSKFVRVASIASLSDLFTRLGQFPNVKKDGISFSGKLIQPFLNLLDEDGSEALWDGGTSMLCTIICYFPSAIHRHYDSVESAIASKIMSGKCSTCLLKKLAHCLSILPQLKGDEETWSLLMRKILLLINSHLNDAFQCLEEETKSTKIVNLLVPPGKDPPTPLGCRNSSDKAAVEATKRPKRLLTSSVSAFILCGCEMLTNPYPVQVNIPVKAVLALIERVLTVDGSVSQSLLPFVTATQQESLCSELPMFHSDALDLLIGLTKGMRSQMLPHAAYIVRLIMRYFKNCSLPELRVKLYSIIRTLLMSMGVGIAKFLTQEVINNVFIDLNPDHQNDVAFPITLSRANEVSYPNRKKRKHASAARSLEDKNETGFGEAPKNHLVVPASVKIAALEALEVLLTVGGALRSDSWRKNVDTLLISVAADSVHDGWNIEENSICMPNELISMMEKLQLAALRALLASLLSQSHVRPANIARGLELFQRGRQETGTMVAEFCAHALLALEVLIHPRALPLEDYSPATTDSFGGFSRRFAENVHSSGQPIVAFSQRTELALPDSYDDELHSKWLQNQEKPDTPLDEQVKKAKYSKESGDSSRAISTVKEHDYSLDKSTTEKSKTSPPEVDTNDMEMEDRNPNIVKSPKHGESTRKVQEHPQQEPVLIPCIATASKCAERDTKTDPSSSGAVDHENREDGLEGNVVVTPGDGISASGEMVMLGTLDSGKGKEIIVNPDDESSVDVFPDIIDVEPDSDEE, from the exons ATGGCAGCCTACGGCAACTTCGGTAACATGTACGACATCTCCCTGAAGCCGCGGCTGCTTGCGACGCTCCTGAGGGAGCATGTCCCGGACGATTCGCGTCCCTTCTCGGACCCCTCGGAGCTCGCTAGCGTGGCCGCTACGCTCAGAGTCCATAAGTTGTTGTCCGAGTCGGTCGAGGATTCCACGGACAAGAAGTTGGTCGAGAGCTGGAAGAAGGCGGTGGATGCTTGGGTCGACCGGCTGCTGCTCCTGGTGTCTAGCGACGTG CCAGACAAATGTTGGGCAGGAGTCTGTTTGCTGGGCATAACTTGCCAAGACTGCAGCTCTCACCGTTTCTTGGCATCTTATTCTTCTTGGTATCAGAAACTTCATGCGCATGTTCAG GCACCAGGGGTTTCCAAGTTTGTGAGAGTGGCATCCATTGCCTCACTTTCGGACTTGTTTACAAG GTTAGGTCAGTTTCCCAACGTGAAGAAAGATGGTATTAGTTTTTCTGGGAAGCTAATTCAACCATTTTTGAACCTTTTAGATGAAGATGGATCGGAGGCTCTATGG GATGGAGGAACTAGTATGTTGTGCACCATTATATGTTACTTTCCCTCTGCCATCCATCGCCATTATGACAGT GTCGAGTCAGCTATTGCTTCAAAGATAATGTCAGGGAAGTGCAGTACTTGCTTGTTAAAG AAGCTTGCTCACTGCTTATCAATTCTTCCCCAATTAAAAGGAGATGAGGAGACCTGGTCTTTACTGATGCGGAAGATCCTTCTTTTAATCAATAGTCATCTGAATGATGCCTTTCAATGCCTAGAGGAAG AAACCAAAAGCACCAAAATTGTCAACTTATTGGTTCCACCAGGAAAAGATCCCCCAACACCCTTAGGATGTCGGAACTCTTCTGACAAAGCAGCTGTTGAGGCCACAAAAAGACCGAAGAGATTGCTAACATCCAGTGTGTCTGCTTTTATACTTTGTGGTTGTGAGATGCTTACAAATCCTTATCCTGTTCAG GTGAATATTCCTGTTAAAGCAGTGTTAGCCCTTATAGAAAGAGTGCTAACGGTGGATGGCTCTGTCTCTCAAAGCTTATTGCCCTTTGTCACGGCCACCCAACAAGAATCTCTCTGTTCAGAGCTTCCAATGTTTCATTCCGATGCATTGGATCTGCTAATTGGATTGACAAAAGGAATGCGCAG TCAAATGTTGCCTCATGCTGCATATATTGTCCGACTTATTATGAGATATTTCAAGAACTGCTCATTGCCAGAGTTAAGGGTAAAGCTCTACTCAATCATAAGAACTTTGCTGATGTCCATGGGTGTAG GTATAGCAAAATTCCTGACGCAGGAAGTAATCAACAATGTTTTCATTGATTTGAATCCTGATCATCAAAATGACGTTGCTTTTCCCATCACCCTGTCGAGGGCCAATGAAGTGTCATACccaaataggaaaaaaaggaagcatGCTTCTGCAGCTAGATCTTTAGAGGATAAGAATGAAACAGGCTTTGGAGAAGCACCCAAGAATCATCTGGTGGTACCTGCCAGTGTCAAGATAGCTGCACTGGAGGCATTAGAGGTTCTTCTTACTGTG GGTGGTGCTCTGAGGTCCGACTCTTGGAGGAAAAATGTGGATACACTCTTGATTTCAGTAGCAGCAGATTCAGTTCATGATGGATGGAACATTGAGGAAAATAGCATCTGCATGCCCAATGAACTAATATCTATGATGGAGAAATTGCAACTTGCTGCCTTGAGGGCACTATTGGCATCACTTCTTTCCCAATCTCATGTGCGGCCCGCAAATATCGCCAGAGGTCTCGAGCTCTTTCAAAGAG GAAGACAAGAAACAGGGACGATGGTAGCTGAATTTTGCGCACACGCTCTTTTAGCTTTGGAAGTACTTATTCATCCTCGGGCACTTCCTCTGGAAGATTACTCACCCGCCACCACTGACTCTTTTGGAGGATTTTCCCGCAGATTCGCAGAAAATGTGCACTCTAGTGGCCAGCCCATAGTTGCTTTTTCACAAAGGACCGAGCTTGCTCTGCCTGATTCGTATGATGATGAGCTCCATAGCAAGTGGCTTCAAAATCAGGAAAAACCTGACACTCCATTAGATGAGCAGGTTAAGAAAGCTAAGTACAGCAAAGAGAGCGGTGACTCATCCCGAGCGATTAGCACGGTAAAGGAACATGACTACTCATTAGATAAAAGCACTACCGAGAAAAGTAAGACGTCGCCACCTGAAGTAGATACAAATGACATGGAAATGGAAGACAGGAATCCTAATATTGTGAAATCACCAAAGCACGGAGAGTCAACTAGGAAAGTTCAAGAACATCCACAACAGGAACCTGTGCTGATTCCTTGTATAGCGACTGCTTCTAAATGTGCTGAAAGAGATACCAAAACAGATCCATCGAGCAGTGGTGCTGTAGATCATGAAAATAGAGAAGATGGATTAGAGGGAAATGTTGTTGTAACTCCAGGGGATGGCATTTCCGCTTCAGGTGAAATGGTCATGCTGGGGACTTTAGATTCTGGAAAGGGCAAGGAGATAATTGTTAATCCGGATGACGAATCATCTGTGGATGTTTTTCCCGATATTATTGATGTAGAACCAGATTCGGATGAGGAATAA
- the LOC115738264 gene encoding diphosphomevalonate decarboxylase MVD2, peroxisomal-like: MAGEWILMVTAQTPTNIAVIKYWGKRDESLILPVNDSISVTLDPEHLCTTTTVAVSPSFEQDRMWLNGKEISLSGGRFQSCLREIRARATDVENKEKGIKISKKDWEKLHVHISSFNNFPTAAGLASSAAGFACLVFSLAKLMNVKEDHSQLSAIARQGSGSACRSLYGGFVKWIMGKEENGSDSLAVQLADEKHWGELVIIIAVVSSRQKETSSTSGMRESVETSLLLQHRAKEVVPKRTVKMEEAIQNRDFASFAGLTCADSNQFHAVCLDTCPPIFYMNDTSHRIISCVEKWNRSEEAPQVAYTFDAGPNAVLIARNRKAASLLLQRLLYYFPPNADTDMNSYVLGDKSILKDAGIQGINDVEALPPPPEIKDKIPAQKNRGEVSYFICTRPGRGPVELSDKSQALIDPKTGLPK; encoded by the exons ATGGCGGGCGAATGGATACTGATGGTGACCGCGCAGACGCCGACCAACATCGCGGTGATCAAGTATTGGGGAAAGCGAGACGAATCCCTCATTTTGCCCGTGAACGATAGCATCAGCGTGACTTTGGATCCCGAGCATCTGTGCACGACGACCACCGTCGCCGTCAGCCCCAGCTTCGAGCAGGACCGCATGTGGCTCAATGGCAAG GAGATATCTCTTTCTGGAGGTAGATTTCAGAGTTGCTTGAGAGAAATACGGGCCCGAGCTACTGATGTTGAGAATaaggaaaaaggaattaaaatttcaaagaaagatTGGGAGAAACTGCACGTCCATATTTCTTCCTTTAACAATTTTCCCACTGCTGCTGGTTTAGCTTCCTCAGCTGCAGGCTTTGCCTGTTTAG TGTTTTCTCTTGCAAAGTTAATGAATGTTAAAGAAGATCACAGCCAACTCTCTGCTATTGCTAG GCAAGGTTCAGGTAGTGCTTGTCGCAGCTTATATGGTGGATTTGTAAAGTGGATAATGGGGAAA GAGGAAAATGGAAGTGACAGCCTTGCTGTTCAGCTGGCAGATGAAAAACACTGGGGTGAACTTGTTATTATCATTGCTGTG GTAAGTTCCCGGCAAAAGGAAACAAGTAGCACCTCAGGAATGCGTGAAAGTGTGGAAACAAGTTTGCTTTTGCAACATAGAGCAAAG GAGGTGGTGCCCAAGCGGACTGTAAAGATGGAAGAAGCCATTCAAAATCGTGACTTTGCATCTTTTGCAGGATTAACCTGTGCTGATAGTAATCAGTTCCATGCAGTGTGCCTTGATACATGTCCTCCAATTTTCTACATGAATGACACATCCCACAG GATAATAAGCTGTGTTGAGAAATGGAATCGCTCAGAAGAAGCACCTCAG GTTGCATACACTTTTGATGCGGGGCCAAATGCGGTTCTTATCGCACGCAATAGAAAGGCGGCTTCGCTGTTACTTCAGCGACTGCTATACTACTTCCCTCCCAACGCAGACACTGACATGAACAG TTACGTTCTTGGTGACAAGTCAATCCTGAAAGATGCCGGTATCCAAGGGATAAATGATGTGGAAGCTTTGCCACCTCCTCCGGAGATCAAGGATAAGATCCCCGCCCAGAAGAACAGAGGCGAAGTTAGCTACTTCATCTGCACAAGACCTGGGAGGGGTCCGGTTGAGCTCTCCGACAAAAGCCAGGCTCTTATCGACCCTAAAACTGGGTTGCCCAAATAA